TAGGGCAATTGGTATTTAAGGATTCGCGGGCTTTAACTAAATTAAATGAGTTAACGCATCCGTTGATTTTTTTGCAAACAAAGAAATTGCTAAATCAATATCAAGCTCAACCAATAGTTATTCTTGATGTCCCACTTTATTTTGAGTCAGGGATGGATAAGAAAGATATAGCTGACGGTGTTTTAGTGATTACTTTGCCTGAGAAAATGCAATTACAGCGTTTGAAGGAGCGGAATCATTTAACCGATGAAGAAGCAAGAATTCGGATGCAAAGTCAGTTGCCTATGGTCAAAAAAGAGCAATTGGCTGATTTTGTGATTGAAAATACTGGTACAATAAAAGAACTAGAGAATAAACTAGCACAATTATTGGTAAAGATTAGAGAAGAGGGATAGCTATGGAATGTCCAAATTGTCATCAAAATGCTTCTCGCGTTATTGATTCGCGGCCTAGTGATGAAAACCGGGCTATTAGACGGCGCAGAGAATGTGAAAATTGTGGTTTTCGCT
This is a stretch of genomic DNA from Lactobacillus crispatus. It encodes these proteins:
- the coaE gene encoding dephospho-CoA kinase (Dephospho-CoA kinase (CoaE) performs the final step in coenzyme A biosynthesis.) is translated as MSYVLALTGGIATGKSTADQFFKANKIPVIDDDQIAHDLMEPGQASWQAIKDYFGSEYLNDDQTINRKKLGQLVFKDSRALTKLNELTHPLIFLQTKKLLNQYQAQPIVILDVPLYFESGMDKKDIADGVLVITLPEKMQLQRLKERNHLTDEEARIRMQSQLPMVKKEQLADFVIENTGTIKELENKLAQLLVKIREEG